The Arthrobacter sp. PM3 genome contains the following window.
GCAGAGGCTCCCCTGGCGGAACTCGAAGGCTATGGCCCCCTCGATGCTTCGACGGCCCGACGCCTGGCGGCCCTTGCACCCACGTGGCACCGACTCTTCACCGACTGCACCACCGGTCACGCCCTGGGCGTGGGCCGTGGAGCCTACCGTCCGCCGAAGGCGCTGCGCCGGTACCTGAAGTGCCGGGACGGGACTTGCCGCTTCCCTGGCTGTACCCGTCCGGCCTCGGGCTGCGAACCCGACCACACCATCGAGTGGCAGGACGGTGGAACCACCGATGCCGGCAACCTGGCGATGCTTTGCCGACGGCACCACGCACTGAAGTCGATAGGCGCGTGGACTTACAGGCAGTCCTCCCCGGCCGGCGACCTCGAGTGGCTTTCACCCTTGGGCCGGGATTACTCCACGGGGCCAGCGGACTTCGGAAAGGCCACTGACCCGCACAAGGCGGACGAACCTCCGCCGTTCTAAGGCGGCCCGGTCCTTCCCGGGTTAGTCCAGGGCGTAGACCTGCCCGGGCGTGTTCTGGGCCCTCGACCTCGTCCGGGACCCGCACACCCGTCAGCGCCGACTGCATGGGCCGCGTCAAGGCCGAACTCCTCCGCCTGGGCCTGCTGCCGTTAATTGCCGACAACCGGATCCACGTGGTGCCGCCCGCGGTCGCGCAGTAGCGGCCTTCCGCCGCGGCTGGCGGCGGCGCGTCAGGCGCCCCGCCGGCCCACCATCTCGTTGATCCAGGCCGGCGCGTACGGGGAGGTGCAGTTCGGCGGGGTGGGGTAGTCCTTGAGCACCCCGAGGCGCTCGCCGATGCCGATCGCGCGGACCCGGTACTCGGCGTGCTCGATCCCTATCTGCGCCAACGTCGTGTTCATCGCCCACTGCAGCCGGTCCGGGGCGTCCTTCATCTGCCCCTCGATCGTGTCGAGCAGCCCGGAGAGGTCGAGTCCCTCGGGCGTCGTCGCGACGCGCCCGGCGGTCAGTGCCCAACCCGCGCTCGCGACCACCGGATCCGGGTCCGCCGTCCAGGCCACGCGCAGCTGTTCGGCGTGCGGGCTCTTTTTGGCCACGTAGTTCACCAGCCAGTCGTGCACCTTGGGGGCGCGGGCCTGGCGCAGCATGGCATCCAGCTCGGCGGGCCCAAAGTCTTTCGGCCGGCAGACCAGCAGCGCCAGCAGCCTGGCCGCGGTGTCATCCGTGGCCCACAATCCGCGGGCCAGGTCCTGCTGGGTCTTGAGCCGCTTCGCGACCGCGCGCAACCTGGATAGGTTGACGCCGTGGTCATCGCCGCGCTTCTCGTTGGCCGCGCGCATCTTCGGGTCGTCAAGCGCGGCTAGCTCGGCCATTACTGCATCCACCGTCGTCTTCGACATCCCTGCCTCCCGGTCATTCGGTTCTCGGATGCAGTCTACGGCCGCCCCTCCTCAGCCGGCCTGCCAGTGCACGGGGAGCTCCTTCACGCCGTAAACGATCGTGCTTTCCATCCGCTCGAGGCGCGCCCCGGGCTCCACGGCGAGCCCCGGCAGCCGGGAGAGCACAGCCTCCAGGGCGATCCTGGCCTCGAGCCGCGCCAGCGGCGCCCCGAGGCAAAAATGGATGCCCTGGCCAAAGGCGAGGTGACGGTTGGGCGAGCGGCCGGCGTCGAACACGTCAGGCTGCGGGAACTGCTCCGGGTCGCGGTTGGCCGAGCCGATCCAGGCCACGAGGGGCGAACCCGCCGGAATGGTTTGGTCGCGCAGTGTGGTCTCGACGGCGGAGACCCGGTACATCGACTGGACGGGGGAGCGGTAGCGCAGCACCTCCTCGATCGCGTGCGGGAGCAGCGCGGGCTCCGCTGCGAGGCGTTCGGCCAGGCCCGGTGCCTCGGTGAAGCACAGCACCGCGTTGCCGATCAGGTTGGTGGTGGTCTCGTTGCCCGCGACGAGCAGCAGGGCGCAGAAGCCGAGCAGTTCCATGACGCTCAGTTTCTGTCCGTCGATCTCGGCCGCGAGGAGCGCGCTGATCAGGTCACTGCCGGGCTGGTGGCGCCGCTGTTCGATCATGCCCATGAAGTACTCCACCATTTCCCGCTGGCCGCCGGAGTCGCCGGTCCCGGCGGCGTCCGGGGTTTGGCTCACGATCATGTCCGACCACTGCTTAAACCGGTCCCGGTCCGTCGCCGGGATGCCCATGAGCTCCGCGATCACGATCACGGGCAAGGGGTAGGCCAGCCGGTCGATCAGGTCGGTGCTCCCGGCCGGCACCACCGGGTCCAGCAGCTCATGGGTCAGCTCCGAAATACGCGGGCCGAGTGCCTCGACCGCCCGCGGCGTGAACGCCTGGGTCACCAGTGACCGTAACTGCCGGTGCCGGGGCGGATCCGTGTTGATCAGGCTGGCGGAAAAAAGCTGGCCGGTTTCCGAGGGGTTCTCACCGCCCATCCGGGAGGAGAAGGTGGCGTGCTCGGACAGGACACGCTGCACGTCGTCGTAGCCGTACACATGCCAGACCCCGGTTTCCTGGTCCTGGAAAACGGGGTCGCTCTGCCGCATGGCCTGGTAGTACGGAAAGGGATTCAACGGTTGCTCAAGAGCCGGGAACTGCGCCATGGCTGGCCTTCCTGATCAGGCGGGCGGCCGTTGCATCCTCGCGCCGGTTCAGCGGGTCCGGCAACCGCACAGCGGGGCGGGCCGCACGGCCCCGACTGATCCCACCATAGCGATTTCCAACCCTTGATTCCTACCGTCTGAGCTGATTTCTAACGAAGGGGCCCGGCGTGCCGACAGTACGGATCAGAACACCCTTCCCCTCACAGAGCAGAATCGGCCCATGATCGTCGTCACACGCCTCAACGGAACGCGCTTCGCGGTCAATCCGGACCTCATCGAGCGCATCCACGAGAGCCCGGACACGCATTTGGTGACGCTCGACGGCGCCGCCTACGTGGTGCTCGAAAGCCTCGCGGAAGTGGTGGAACTCATCGCCGACTACCGGGCCTACATCCTGAGCAAGGCCAGGGACTTCCCGGCCGTCACCGGGTATCCGCTGAGCCTGGTCCGGACCGAAGGCCCGGACGACGACGACACCGACGACGGCGCCGGCCCCTCCGCGCCCGTGAAACCCAGAAAGTAACCCGGAAAGCAACCATGGATCCCGCAACAGTCATTGGACTGCTCCTCGCCTTTGGCTCCGTCATCGCCATGGTGTCGCTCGAAGGCGCCAGCCTGTCGGCGCTGCTGCTGCCGGCGCCCATGATCCTGGTCTTCGGTGCCACGCTCGCCGTCGGGATCGCCGGCAACACCCTCAAGGACACCCTGCAGGCCTTCAAGGCCGTCCCCAAGATGTTCCTGGGGAAGACCGCCAAGCCGCAGGAAAGCATCGACCAGATGGTCCGCTTCGCCGAAAAGGCCCGCAGCGAGGGCCTGCTGTCCCTGGAAGAAGAAGCGGCCAGCGTCAAGGATCCGTTCCTGGCCCGTGCCCTGCAGAACATCGCGGACGGCACCGACGCCGAGGACCTCCGGATGCTGATGGAGGACGAGATCGACTCCAAGGCCCGCAGCGACCACGCCAACGCCAAGTTCTTCGCGAGCCTCGGCGGCTACGCGCCGACCGTGGGCATCATCGGCACCGTGGTGTCCCTGACCCACGTCCTGGAAAACCTCTCCACACCGGACCACCTCGGCCCGATGATCGCGGCGGCCTTTGTCGCCACCCTGTGGGGCCTGCTGTCCGCCAACTTCATCTGGCTTCCCTTCAGCGCCCGGATGAGCCGGCTCTCGGAGCTGGACATCGAGCGGATGACGCTGCTGATGGAAGGCATGCTGTCCGTCCAGTCCGGCGCCCAGCCGCTGCTGCTCGCCGAACGGCTCCGCGCCATGGTCCCCGAGCACCAGCTCAAGGCCTCCGCGGGCGGCGCGAAGAAGGGCGGCGCTGCGGACAAGATGGACCAGGCCGCGTGAGCCCGAGGCGGCGCGGGCGGAAGAAGCCCGAAGAGCACCACGTCGACGAGCGGTGGATGGCTTCCTACATGGACATGGTCACCGTGCTGATGTGCATGTTCATCGTGCTGTTCGCCATGTCCACTGTGGACGCGAACAAGTTTGAAAAGCTCCGCAACTCGCTCGCCACCGGCTTCGGCGCGGTGGCGTCGCAAACGGTGGACACGGCGTCGGGAACTGTGGTGCCGCCGGAACTTGTGGACGAAAACCTGGAAGCCTTCGCCGCCGTGAAGGGCGCGGCCACCACGTCCCCGGAGAACATGGCCCAGGCCATCAAGGAAGCGGACCGGCTCAAGGCACTGCAGGCGAAAATGCAGGCCGGACTGGACGCCGCCGGGCTTAGCGAGAACGTCGAGTTCCAGATCGACCAGCGCGGCCTGACGGTCAAACTCGTCGGATCCCAGGCGTTCTTCGAACCGGACCGCCCCGAGCTTACTGCCCGCGCCAGCCGCGTGCTGCAGATCATCTCGCCGATCCTGAAGCCGGCCGGGATGGAAGTCATGGTCGAGGGGCACGCCGCGAACGGCATCACCGCCTATCCGTCCACCTGGGAGCTGTCCTCGGCCCGGTCCGTCAACGTCCTGCGCTACATGGTGGACCGCGGCGGCATCGCGCCCGGAAGCATCGGCGCCGTCGCCTTCGGCTCCGCCCGCCAGGTCAATGACGACTCCACCCCGGAGCTCATGGAGCGCAACCGCCGGGTGGACATCGTGGTCATTTCGG
Protein-coding sequences here:
- a CDS encoding DNA alkylation repair protein is translated as MSKTTVDAVMAELAALDDPKMRAANEKRGDDHGVNLSRLRAVAKRLKTQQDLARGLWATDDTAARLLALLVCRPKDFGPAELDAMLRQARAPKVHDWLVNYVAKKSPHAEQLRVAWTADPDPVVASAGWALTAGRVATTPEGLDLSGLLDTIEGQMKDAPDRLQWAMNTTLAQIGIEHAEYRVRAIGIGERLGVLKDYPTPPNCTSPYAPAWINEMVGRRGA
- a CDS encoding cytochrome P450; protein product: MAQFPALEQPLNPFPYYQAMRQSDPVFQDQETGVWHVYGYDDVQRVLSEHATFSSRMGGENPSETGQLFSASLINTDPPRHRQLRSLVTQAFTPRAVEALGPRISELTHELLDPVVPAGSTDLIDRLAYPLPVIVIAELMGIPATDRDRFKQWSDMIVSQTPDAAGTGDSGGQREMVEYFMGMIEQRRHQPGSDLISALLAAEIDGQKLSVMELLGFCALLLVAGNETTTNLIGNAVLCFTEAPGLAERLAAEPALLPHAIEEVLRYRSPVQSMYRVSAVETTLRDQTIPAGSPLVAWIGSANRDPEQFPQPDVFDAGRSPNRHLAFGQGIHFCLGAPLARLEARIALEAVLSRLPGLAVEPGARLERMESTIVYGVKELPVHWQAG
- a CDS encoding flagellar FlbD family protein, which encodes MIVVTRLNGTRFAVNPDLIERIHESPDTHLVTLDGAAYVVLESLAEVVELIADYRAYILSKARDFPAVTGYPLSLVRTEGPDDDDTDDGAGPSAPVKPRK
- a CDS encoding motility protein A, which gives rise to MDPATVIGLLLAFGSVIAMVSLEGASLSALLLPAPMILVFGATLAVGIAGNTLKDTLQAFKAVPKMFLGKTAKPQESIDQMVRFAEKARSEGLLSLEEEAASVKDPFLARALQNIADGTDAEDLRMLMEDEIDSKARSDHANAKFFASLGGYAPTVGIIGTVVSLTHVLENLSTPDHLGPMIAAAFVATLWGLLSANFIWLPFSARMSRLSELDIERMTLLMEGMLSVQSGAQPLLLAERLRAMVPEHQLKASAGGAKKGGAADKMDQAA
- a CDS encoding flagellar motor protein MotB, whose translation is MSPRRRGRKKPEEHHVDERWMASYMDMVTVLMCMFIVLFAMSTVDANKFEKLRNSLATGFGAVASQTVDTASGTVVPPELVDENLEAFAAVKGAATTSPENMAQAIKEADRLKALQAKMQAGLDAAGLSENVEFQIDQRGLTVKLVGSQAFFEPDRPELTARASRVLQIISPILKPAGMEVMVEGHAANGITAYPSTWELSSARSVNVLRYMVDRGGIAPGSIGAVAFGSARQVNDDSTPELMERNRRVDIVVISDKPDVVRALIPEALKLSGK